One Hemibagrus wyckioides isolate EC202008001 linkage group LG07, SWU_Hwy_1.0, whole genome shotgun sequence DNA segment encodes these proteins:
- the LOC131355938 gene encoding leptin receptor gene-related protein-like: MAGIKALVSLSFSGALGLTFLLLGCALEQYGVYWPLFVLIFYVISPLPYFIATRCGDDTDSSSNTCRELSHFLTTGIVISAFGLPVVLARTQVIKWGACGLVMAGNSVIFLTILGFFLVFGGSDDFSWEQW, encoded by the exons ATGGCGGGGATTAAAG CTCTGGTCAGTTTGTCCTTCAGCGGTGCCCTTGGACTGACCTTTCTGCTTTTGGGCTGTGCGTTGGAGCAGTATGG agtctACTGGCCTCTGTTCGTGCTGATTTTCTACGTGATCTCGCCGTTGCCGTACTTCATCGCCACCAGGTGCGGAGACGACACAGATTCCTCGAGCAACACGTGCAGGGAGCTTTCACACTTCCTGACCACAGGGATCGTGATCTCAGCGTTCGGCCTGCCTGTTGTGTTGGCTCGCACACAAGTG ATCAAATGGGGAGCCTGTGGCCTGGTGATGGCGGGAAACAGTGTCATCTTCCTCACCATCCTCGGTTTCTTCCTGGTGTTCGGCGGCAGCGATGACTTCAGCTGGGAGCAGTGGTAA